In Candidatus Berkelbacteria bacterium, the DNA window AGGCGTTGGTAACACTATTAATCGTTACTAACGTTTCTGGTGAGCTCTCAAGAGAGAAAGAGCGCCTGGTAGTACTGAAAGTAAGATAACGATAATTATGAACGGCAGAATATATTTGTCGACGTTTGGTATAAGTCCGCCAATGTAATACGCCGACAAACCTAGGCCGAAAACCCAGAGCAACGCACCGATAATATTGTAGGAGAAAAATGTTGTGTAGTTCATGTTACCGACACCGGCGAGAATTGGGGCAACGGTTCGTACCATCGGCACGAATCTGGCAAGCACGATTGTCATCGGTCCGTATCGCGCATAGAATTTCTCGCTGCGTTCGATGTGTTTTCGGTCAAAGAGG includes these proteins:
- a CDS encoding VTT domain-containing protein, whose product is MDILGFDVKALFTTTGTVVAYLLAFGIIFAESSIIFFLPGDSFIIAAALLASQGIFNIWVLLLLMFLAAVIGNNLGYYLGSRYGRQLFNKEKSLLFDRKHIERSEKFYARYGPMTIVLARFVPMVRTVAPILAGVGNMNYTTFFSYNIIGALLWVFGLGLSAYYIGGLIPNVDKYILPFIIIVILLSVLPGALSLLRAHQKR